GATCGTGGCGATTACCGCCGCGGCCGCGAGGGGATTCCCCCCGAAAGTCGAGGCGTGGCTCCCCGGCTCGAAGGCTTCCATCACCCCGTCTTTCGCCACTATGGCGCCCACGGGAAAACCGTTTCCCAGGGCCTTCGCGAGGCTCATAATATCGGGCTCTATGCCGAAATGCTCGTAGCCGAAGAATTTACCCGTCCTCCCCATGCCCGTCTGCACCTCATCGAATATCATGAGGATGTCCTTTTCACGGGTGAGCTGCCTCAGCTCTTTGATATACTGAGCATCCGCGGGGTATATACCCCCTTCGGCCTGGATGGGCTCGAGTATGACCGCGCACGTCTTCGCGGTGATCGCGTTTCTCACCGCCTCGAGATCGTTGAAATCCACATGGGTGAAGCCGGGAAGGAGTGGCTCGAACCCTTCGTGAAATTTGAACTGGCCCGTTGCCGCAAGGGTGCCGAGGGTCCTTCCATGAAAGGAGTTCTTCATCGATATGACCTCGTGGCGGCCCTCGCCATATTTTTTCCACGAATATTTCCGGGCGAGCTTGATGGCCGCTTCATTCGCCTCCGCGCCGCTATTGCAGAAGAAGACCTTGTCTCCGAAGCTATATTCCGTAAGAAGTATGGCAGCCTTGATCTGGGGCTCGATATAGAAAAGATTGGACGTATGAAAAAGCTTCGCCGCCTGGGCGGTAATGCCTTCCACTACTTCTTTTCTCGCGTGGCCCAAGTTGCACACCGCGATACCCGCCAGAAAATCGAGATATCTCCTCCCGTCAA
The genomic region above belongs to Syntrophorhabdaceae bacterium and contains:
- a CDS encoding aspartate aminotransferase family protein, which gives rise to MHQEMMEKASRYLAHTYTRYPIVPTKGEGCWLWDLDGRRYLDFLAGIAVCNLGHARKEVVEGITAQAAKLFHTSNLFYIEPQIKAAILLTEYSFGDKVFFCNSGAEANEAAIKLARKYSWKKYGEGRHEVISMKNSFHGRTLGTLAATGQFKFHEGFEPLLPGFTHVDFNDLEAVRNAITAKTCAVILEPIQAEGGIYPADAQYIKELRQLTREKDILMIFDEVQTGMGRTGKFFGYEHFGIEPDIMSLAKALGNGFPVGAIVAKDGVMEAFEPGSHASTFGGNPLAAAAVIATINTLIDEGIIKNCEEMGRYLVKGLKSLQEKYSFIKEIRGMGLILGVELDIDGDAVQREFMKEGIIMNCTKGKILRLVPPLVVKTEEIDLFLETADGVFSRQNKGMKG